The genomic window GGCGCGTCGGCACCGGCGCGGTCGCACCCGACCGCTAACGTGGCGCTCAAGAACACGAGGACGAGATTTCGACGGGACACGGGCGGCGCTCCTTCAGGGTTACTGCGACGGACGCCGGGACTTCGCCGGGCGCGCGGGGGTTTTCGAGGCACGGACGCGCGCGCGGCCGGCGGCCGGACGCCGCGCCGATGGGGCCGCGGCGCCCTGCAGGAACTGGTCGACATGCTGCCGCGCGTAGAGGCGCGGGTTCCTGATCATGGGCAAGTCGGCATCAATGGCATGCAACTGCCGCCAGATCACGAGCGGGCTCATGAACGCCACGCCCAGCAGGTGGGGATCGGCCTTGCGCAACCAGCCGTCACGGGTCAGGCGCTGCAGGATGGCGGCGACGCCGACGCGGCCGCTGGTGAGCCGCTCGTAGAGGTTGACGCGACCGAGCCTGGCCATCC from Acidobacteriota bacterium includes these protein-coding regions:
- a CDS encoding TetR/AcrR family transcriptional regulator, which gives rise to MARPKNADGQRTRQLILDAALDLFADKGFFGTSLRDVARAVGVRESALYNYFTGKDALFEALLDAHQAIKSERLTVFAEGPITDGRALLERLAITTLEWFVEPREQKMFRILLSDGVRMARLGRVNLYERLTSGRVGVAAILQRLTRDGWLRKADPHLLGVAFMSPLVIWRQLHAIDADLPMIRNPRLYARQHVDQFLQGAAAPSARRPAAGRARVRASKTPARPAKSRRPSQ